attgaataaaaaatgaatgtttgttacttggctgcttcttttcaacttgttctttcgcaatttttaggtctttaaatccgtagatttctcgagctcctctttctgtagacttgctaaaaaccttttgaccttgcgagctcttcaaatccgtagatctgctaagaggctCTTTgactttgcgagttcttcaaatccgtagatctgctaagagactctttagttttgcgagttcttcaaatccgtagatctgctaagagactctttagttttgcgagttcttcaaatccgaagatctgctaagagactctttagttttgcgagttcttcaaatccgtagatctgctaagagactctttagtttccagactcttcaaatccgtcgatctgctcagaggtttggattgttcttccgatctcttgtggttcggaaacctgggcaagagatcgctagtctgcctctttagttatgccttcggcgatccgtggatctgagccggagttttataacttgattcgagcgactgtttgttgcgaacaaattttattagggtaccgcgaatccgaggattctggacggttccctgaagtgtatgatttggtcatttcttgcattttatcaaggaatggacaaagtcaacctgtttttagtctcggattgatcagatccgaggctgcatatatatataaggggACAATAAAtgtagagataagtttaatgaaacacatggtgccaatggctttcctcttctcattaaacaacttacttggtttacagacagagatcatacaaaatatttcttgagaacatcggtattccaatggttcttcagaattgttccatctaactgtttcagcatatacgtgcctggccttttttcggaatggatgatgtatggtccttcccaagtggctgagagtttgccatggatccgtcctttctgaaccgaggcggcgtttctgagtactagatcaccgacttttaggggtctggcgttgactcttcggttgtaatgcttgttgaccctctgcaaataggctgcgttgagtgtccttgcatcgttccgagcttcatccagtagatcgagagcttcggatagaagctggttgttgctttctccttggagcccatcatacctgttgtatgcctggatcctcaggctttctgttccgatttccacaggaattacagcttcggatccgtatacaaggtggaacggtgtttgtccggtagcttctttttcagtggtccgaagggaccatagcgttccgggtagctcttctaaccatttgtttttgtcatcctcgactcttttcttgagtgcgttgaggatgagtttgttagcggcttcggcttgcccgttgctttgtgggtgacagactgccgagtatgctaggtgtatgccgaactgtttgcaccacttttgcaacggggtgttgtcgaactgtttcccgtggtcgaagaccatcagtcttggtatgccgaaccttgtgatgatgttctgccatatgaacttgcggacctgaggttcggtgatggaggagacagcttcggcttcgatccatttgctaaaatagtcgactcctacaatcaaccacttcttctggttcgtcgctgaggggaagggaccaatgatgtctaacccccactgtgcgaatggtaagggatacagtgttgattgtagggcttgagctggttgatggatggctggtgcgaacttttggcatttctcgcatttccttgccatctgctttgcctcggaaaccatagtgggccaccagtacccagcccgaagggctttatgtgctaatgtcctacctccaatgtggtttccgcatatcccgaggtggatttcccttaggatgtagtcagcgtctgttggacccacacattttagcagcggagcagagaatgatttcctcatgagctctccttcggcgctgatgatgaaccatctgttgaatcttttcagttttctcgcttgcagcttatcttcagggagttctcccctttctttgtatgcaactactgcgtccatccagctcggTTCGGTgcgtaagctgcatactgtggtgggtagcaagtcgatgcttctctcctggtgaacttccacgtggaccgacctgtttaggtcgatgagtgtcgagcttgcgagttttgacagtgcgtctgcttgcgcgttctgtcctcggggaatgaggatgacttcaaaggatcttaactttgacgttaaggatttaatctttgctaaataggctgtcatgctgggccatttggcctcatactctcctcggatctggttggctacaagctgggaatcagttttgaggcgaacatgttcggcctccagggataaacaaagctctatccctgcgattgcggcctcgtattcggcctcgttgttggttgctttgaagccgaacttcaatgcatactctatgcttttccccgtcggggggattagtacaactcctgcccctgagccgtttactgtggaagatccgtcagtgaagacctcccaagtgcttttcgtatcatccaacatttcctggtatgagcactcggccaagaagtctgccaatgcttgtgctttgattgctgtcctcggctgatatttgatgccgaactctgatagttcgaaggcccaggcagccaatcttcctgacctctctattttgtcgagtactttttcgagcggttggtcagttagcactgtgatctggtgggagtcgaagtatggcctcagttttcgtgcagctaccactactgcatatgcgactttctcgatgagtgggtaccgggtttcggctcctgtaagtgttcggctggtgaagtagattggctgttgcttcttttcttcttcccgaagaagcactgcgctgacggttccagggctaactgcgacatataggtacagggtttccccctcctttggtctggccagtgtcggcagttgagctaggtgggctctgagttgctgaaaagcttctttttgctcctgttcccatatcagttcgggatccattttcctcgggaccccctttttcttgactggttctgcttctcctccggggaggttctttggtttcagtgccttgaagaagggggctcccttgtccgaggcttttgatatgaaccttgttagtgcggctaacctgccggttagcctctgcacatctctcttggtcttcggctcgggtaaatccaatgccgcttggactttgtctgggttcgcatcaattcctctttcgctcaccatgaatccgaggaatttccctgacttcaccccgaagacgcatttttttgggttcagcttcatgctgtatttcctcagatttccgaaggtctctgccaagtctttgacatggtcttcctccttgatgctttttacgatggagtcatccacgtagacctccacgttcctccctttctggtcggcgaagacgtggtcaactaacctctggtaggtggctccggcattttttaagccgaaaggcatcattttgtagttgaacactcctgcgcttgtgatgaacgctgtctttgccctgtcatcggggtgcatgaatacttggtggtagcctgaaaaggcatccatgaagctgagcagtgcatggccgctggtggagtcaaccagttgatctatccttggcaggggatagcagtctttggggcaggctcggttcagatctgtgaaatctacgcacattcgccatgagccgttcgctttcttgaccatcaccacgttggccagccacttcggatacatgcatggttcgatgaatccggcctcttgcaactttttaacctcctcggcgatggctttgtttttctccgaggagtaatttctctttttttgcttgattggccgagcttcagcgttgacatccagcttgtgacaaatcagcttcggatttatccctggcatatctgctgctgaccatgcgaagatgtctttgtgatccctgagtagtcggatcaaatcgattcggagccccgagcttaggcccttgcctattcggacgctcctgtctgaattatcttcgaggaagatatcctccatttcttgatctggttcgggagatagggtttcggggcgagcatcaacttctgcgggagacaagctgctcgtgcttgctcttcttctttttgcctcgctttctTCTCCCttagctcctttttcttcctcggggccgtcctctagtttgggctttcggacagcagtgtggcaggttcttctcgccacttcttgatcacccctgattcgttcggcgaatcctgcatccgagacgtatatcatcagctggtggtatgtggaggggactgcttgcatcttgtgaatcatggttctccccatgattacgttgtatacggagtcgcagtccatcaccaaaaattcgtcccgaagggtttttgctgcctggccttcgcccactgtgactggcagggtgatctttcctcgagggatagctgcggatccgttgaatccgatcagaggataactgactttcgtcagtgcttcctctggctcttcgaggatcagctgctcgaagcagtttctgaagatgatattgacggcacttcctccgtcgactaatactcgatgtacgttgtggttattgaggtccatggagatgaccagaggatcatcatgcttgtactggactccgaagcaatcatcagcagtgaaggtcatgttcggggggtgtggctggttgtctcccaccgcgctgaagttgacccgatgggagagggctcttaggtgttttttgctggcctggccagacttctgtcccccgaacaccactaggatgtcatttttcttgtgccctgttgcttcgtagacccttttctggggttgctcgtgttgtttgccgcttgcggccttttctttttcctcccttcggtctaacaagtactgtttcaggtagcctcggcgaacgaggtcctcaatgttgtctttcagcgagttgcattcttcggtatggtgaccgaagtcatcatggaactcgcaccatttgttcttgtttctccgagctgggttggacttgagcttcccaggtagtttccacttttcgtcatttctgttgaggctgaatatctcctttcggggcagagctagtggagtgtagttggtgtacttgggttgaagttcaccccttctcccgtctttcttcgggctcatctctctagctcctactttctctttccccttccttgagctaccctcgggcttgctctgggtattctttgtgtctctcggatccgacgatcctttcagtcttgcagcggccttgttgaactcctcggttctgatgaacgcgtcagccatttggagcacgtcagctattctggaggggttcttcattgagagttcgtcacggaacttcccttcctggagcgcgtgcttcaaggcgaagatggccacgtctggctgcaagtttggtatgtttgttgactccttcatgaatctggccatgaattctctcagactttcgtctcttt
This genomic stretch from Spinacia oleracea cultivar Varoflay chromosome 3, BTI_SOV_V1, whole genome shotgun sequence harbors:
- the LOC110792594 gene encoding uncharacterized protein; the encoded protein is MVNDVVNNDDDMMVRSDSESDQEGHPQSMARSQPSRATTATNAGPPIPTREELTAAMTIMQNFLFNEKQQGLANDRREERRTRRRLNEPPSAEMSRPERELLPLTGTHLTSRWTESTWDTQKRAQQQPDWFARPSPTPTALQSESTTRNTRIRSSVLSRLRPSVHSRLRPSIHTRLGVGESSRSGERPEVSSRERRRDRRHDRTPSPHRTPERSNHRTSANEGIRARLGKRIMTPTSSPFSDELIMEEIPKVRLPAHLTYSGITDPRDHVISYEQQMFLSPYSEACWCKYFPTTLTGVAGEWFRSLPKGSIKSWRKLKKRFCTQFVSNNRPERTTAELTSIQQERDESLREFMARFMKESTNIPNLQPDVAIFALKHALQEGKFRDELSMKNPSRIADVLQMADAFIRTEEFNKAAARLKGSSDPRDTKNTQSKPEGSSRKGKEKVGAREMSPKKDGRRGELQPKYTNYTPLALPRKEIFSLNRNDEKWKLPGKLKSNPARRNKNKWCEFHDDFGHHTEECNSLKDNIEDLVRRGYLKQYLLDRREEKEKAASGKQHEQPQKRVYEATGHKKNDILVVFGGQKSGQASKKHLRALSHRVNFSAVGDNQPHPPNMTFTADDCFGVQYKHDDPLVISMDLNNHNVHRVLVDGGSAVNIIFRNCFEQLILEEPEEALTKVSYPLIGFNGSAAIPRGKITLPVTVGEGQAAKTLRDEFLVMDCDSVYNVIMGRTMIHKMQAVPSTYHQLMIYVSDAGFAERIRGDQEVARRTCHTAVRKPKLEDGPEEEKGAKGEESEAKRRRASTSSLSPAEVDARPETLSPEPDQEMEDIFLEDNSDRSVRIGKGLSSGLRIDLIRLLRDHKDIFAWSAADMPGINPKLICHKLDVNAEARPIKQKKRNYSSEKNKAIAEEVKKLQEAGFIEPCMYPKWLANVVMVKKANGSWRMCVDFTDLNRACPKDCYPLPRIDQLVDSTSGHALLSFMDAFSGYHQVFMHPDDRAKTAFITSAGVFNYKMMPFGLKNAGATYQRLVDHVFADQKGRNVEVYVDDSIVKSIKEEDHVKDLAETFGNLRKYSMKLNPKKCVFGVKSGKFLGFMVSERGIDANPDKVQAALDLPEPKTKRDVQRLTGRLAALTRFISKASDKGAPFFKALKPKNLPGGEAEPVKKKGVPRKMDPELIWEQEQKEAFQQLRAHLAQLPTLARPKEGETLYLYVAVSPGTVSAVLLREEEKKQQPIYFTSRTLTGAETRYPLIEKVAYAVVVAARKLRPYFDSHQITVLTDQPLEKVLDKIERSGRLAAWAFELSEFGIKYQPRTAIKAQALADFLAECSYQEMLDDTKSTWEVFTDGSSTVNGSGAGVVLIPPTGKSIEYALKFGFKATNNEAEYEAAIAGIELCLSLEAEHVRLKTDSQLVANQIRGEYEAKWPSMTAYLAKIKSLTSKLRSFEVILIPRGQNAQADALSKLASSTLIDLNRSVHVEVHQERSIDLLPTTVCSLRTEPSWMDAVVAYKERGELPEDKLQARKLKRFNRWFIISAEGELMRKSFSAPLLKCVGPTDADYILREIHLGICGNHIGGRTLAHKALRAGYWWPTMVSEAKQMARKCEKCQKFAPAIHQPAQALQSTLYPLPFAQWGLDIIGPFPSATNQKKWLIVGVDYFSKWIEAEAVSSITEPQVRKFIWQNIITRFGIPRLMVFDHGKQFDNTPLQKWCKQFGIHLAYSAVCHPQSNGQAEAANKLILNALKKRVEDDKNKWLEELPGTLWSLRTTEKEATGQTPFHLVYGSEAVIPVEIGTESLRIQAYNRYDGLQGESNNQLLSEALDLLDEARNDARTLNAAYLQRVNKHYNRRVNARPLKVGDLVLRNAASVQKGRIHGKLSATWEGPYIIHSEKRPGTYMLKQLDGTILKNHWNTDVLKKYFV